Sequence from the Candidatus Melainabacteria bacterium genome:
TAAAAAGCTTTTTACAAATGAGTTATGTGAAATGTCTTCTCGAAGTAGCATTGTATCTGGATTATCAACAAAGGTATCAAGTCCTTCTCTTATTGCTTGGTAAGGCATAAAGATATCAAGTCCATATTTAAAGATTTTACCTAAATTAAAAGTTTGAATATCAGAAAGCCATGGTAATAGAGACATGACGGACCATTCAACACTACACCTTCTGTCACTTAATGCTGTAGTAAGGCTAGTTCTATACTCACTCCCGTTAACTTCTCTTTCATTCTCATTTTTATTCCAGGAGACCATTGATAGCATGCTCTTTTCAATTGCTCCTGAGAACATTGTAAAAACATTTAATAATGAGGCTGTGCTTAAAAATAACTTATTTAAAAACGCTACATCGTTAAAATTATTTTCTTTCTCTTCAAGAAATATCTCTTTAGCAGTACCAGCATAACCAGAAATTCCTGACAAAACTTGAAACCAGGCTAGTACCCCATCTTTTGTTTTTTTATCAAACTTAAAACTTGAAATTAATACACTTACAGTTTCAGCAGCTGTAGTAAGCATATTAACCCATGTTGCAGGCCCAGGAAAACATTTCCAAAGAGCTGTTGCACCAACTACTTCAATTCCAGCTGCTGCTATTCCTGGACTTATAGGAAATTTATTTATCTCTCTATAGCAAACATTGCTTAGATCTGCAGCATGATCATTTGAAGTTATATTTTTTTTATTTGGAAAATTTTTTTCACTTGGAATTGCATATCCATTTTGACTAAATACTTGTCTTGCCATTATTTCCATTGATATTTGTTGCATAAATTTCTCAACAAAAACAATTCTACTGCAAAATATTCTCAATTAAATAGAATAAATAACAATTTTTCTCAAAAAAGTCATATATAAATGCGTATTACGCTCTCTATTAAGGGTCTTTTTTCACGCCTTGCTCATATCAAATAAAATCAACTAAACTAAAATGAAATGAAATGACAAAAGTAATATTTGAAAAATCTAAAAAAGGAAGGATATCAGCAAACCTCCCAAGTATAGATGAACCTTCTGAAATATCGCAATATATTCCAAAAAGTTTTATCCGTCAGAGCAGTTTAAATCTTCCTGAAGTCTCAGAATTAGATTTAACTAGACATTTCTCAGAACTTGCAAACAAAAATTTTTCTATTGACAAAGGATTTTACCCATTAGGTTCATGCACAATGAAATACAATCCAAAGTTAAATGAAATAATTTCAAGATTTGAAGACCTAACAACTCTTCATCCTAAGCAACCCGCCTCACAAGTTCAAGGTGCACTTGAAATAATGTTTGTTCTTAGTGAGTACTTAAAAGAAATAGGCGGATTTAAAGCTATTACTTTACAACCAGCTGCAGGCGCACATGGAGAGTTAACCGGGCTTTTAATGATAAAAAAATTTTTTGAAAATCAAAACAATAAAAAAAGAAATAAGGTTTTAGTACCTGATACAGCTCATGGTACTAATCCTGCATCAGCTAGCATGTGTGGATTTAAAGTAGTAGAACTAAAATCAAATAACAAAGGGCAAGTAGATATAGATATTTTAAGAAAAAATCTTGATGATACAGTTGCAGCAATAATGTTAACTAATCCAAATACACTTGGGATTTTTGAAGAAAACATACTTGCTATTAGTAAAATGGTTCACACTGCAGGAGGGCTTTTATACTACGATGGAGCAAACTTAAATGCAATTATGGGAATTGCCAGACCTGGTGACATGGGATTTGATGTATGCCACTTAAATTTACACAAAACATTTTCTACTCCTCATGGCGGTGGTGGTCCAGGAGCAGGTGTTGTTTGTTGTAATGAAAAGTTAGAGCCATTTTTACCAATACCAACACTAACTAAAAATAACAATGGTAAATTTTTCTGGGATTATGATAAAAAAGATTCTATTGGAAAAGTAAAAGCCTTCTATGGTAATTTTGGAATGTTTGTTAGAGCATTAGCATACATCTTAGCTAATGGTAAAGAAGGTTTAAACCAAGTAAGCAAAGATGCCATGCTTAATGCAAATTATTTAAAGGAAAAACTAAAAAATGATTATGATCTTCCTTATGATGTAGACTGTATGCATGAATTTGTTCTATCTGGAAAAAGACAAAAAGCAAAAGGTGTAAGTACTTTAGCAATTGCAAAAAGACTTCTTGACTTTGGTATACATTCCCCCACAATATATTTCCCTCTTGTTGTTCAAGAAGCAATTATGATTGAACCTACAGAAACAGAATCAAAAGAAGAGCTAGATAATTTTATAGAAGTTATGAAAAGAATTGCAAAAGAAGTTATCTTGGATCCAAATATTGTTAACGGGGCACCATATAATACTCCTGTTAGTAGAGTTGATGAAGCCACTGCTGCAAGAAATTTAAATCTTTGTTGGACCCAAAGCTGTAATTAATTTATGGATTTAACATCAATAGCAAAATATTTTATATATTTTGGAGTATTACTTATCCTACTTGGTGGTCTTTTATACTTACTTAGTAAAACCGGGATTGGGTTTGGAAAATTACCAGGTGACATACTAATACAAAAGGATAATTTTACTTTTTATCTTCCCCTTGCAACATCCATAATTATAAGTATTGTTTTAAGCATCCTACTTAGCATAATTATAAGAAAATGAAAATAGCAAGTAAAAATAGCATAGCTTTTATCCTTGCATTAACTATACTGTTTTTACTTACACATAGTGCAATATGCAAAGAAATAAAAATTGGATTGTTAATAACTTCAGATACAGTCTCTATAGGCTCAAGCGAAAATGCTAGTTTGAGAAACTTGTTTACAAATACAGATATTGCAAGAACAAAAAAACTTGAGTCTTATATACTTCAAAATATAAATGGATTTATAAGTGTTACTAATAAGTTAAGCAATACTAAAATTGGTGCTTTTACTGGACCTCTTAAATTAACCTCACAAAAAAAAGATGGATTAGTTTATTGCAATATGAGTTGGTACAGAGGTGAACTGTTAATCCTAACAAACAGCAAGAGTAAAAATATTACTATAGTAAATAACGTTGATTTAGAAGATTACTTATTAAGCGTTGTTCCATCAGAAATTTCTCATACTTGGAATAAAGAAGTTTTAAAAGCCCAGTCAGTAGCTGCAAGATCATATGCCTTAGGATATTTAGGAAGAAGAAAAAGTAAAGGATATGATCTTGAATCAAGCATAGAAGATCAGGTATATAAGGGTGTAAGAGCAGAAAAAAAAGCAACTTCCCATGCAGTAAAAGAAACTAGAGGAGTTATA
This genomic interval carries:
- the gcvPB gene encoding aminomethyl-transferring glycine dehydrogenase subunit GcvPB, whose protein sequence is MTKVIFEKSKKGRISANLPSIDEPSEISQYIPKSFIRQSSLNLPEVSELDLTRHFSELANKNFSIDKGFYPLGSCTMKYNPKLNEIISRFEDLTTLHPKQPASQVQGALEIMFVLSEYLKEIGGFKAITLQPAAGAHGELTGLLMIKKFFENQNNKKRNKVLVPDTAHGTNPASASMCGFKVVELKSNNKGQVDIDILRKNLDDTVAAIMLTNPNTLGIFEENILAISKMVHTAGGLLYYDGANLNAIMGIARPGDMGFDVCHLNLHKTFSTPHGGGGPGAGVVCCNEKLEPFLPIPTLTKNNNGKFFWDYDKKDSIGKVKAFYGNFGMFVRALAYILANGKEGLNQVSKDAMLNANYLKEKLKNDYDLPYDVDCMHEFVLSGKRQKAKGVSTLAIAKRLLDFGIHSPTIYFPLVVQEAIMIEPTETESKEELDNFIEVMKRIAKEVILDPNIVNGAPYNTPVSRVDEATAARNLNLCWTQSCN
- a CDS encoding DUF2905 domain-containing protein; amino-acid sequence: MDLTSIAKYFIYFGVLLILLGGLLYLLSKTGIGFGKLPGDILIQKDNFTFYLPLATSIIISIVLSILLSIIIRK
- a CDS encoding SpoIID/LytB domain-containing protein, with the protein product MKIASKNSIAFILALTILFLLTHSAICKEIKIGLLITSDTVSIGSSENASLRNLFTNTDIARTKKLESYILQNINGFISVTNKLSNTKIGAFTGPLKLTSQKKDGLVYCNMSWYRGELLILTNSKSKNITIVNNVDLEDYLLSVVPSEISHTWNKEVLKAQSVAARSYALGYLGRRKSKGYDLESSIEDQVYKGVRAEKKATSHAVKETRGVILVDSKNKPLIALYHSSGGGYTDSIENLWDMKPSIHIQPRPDYDNNSPYFKWYRNYKIAEVNKLLSSLNLGEITNILPISKSISNRITWIKITGTTNNKTIRGEEFRKYLNLPSSKFNISIENNIVKFAGRGYGHGLGLSQWGAKALAEKGFTYKQILSYYYPGATLVLISNDVKM